GTCTTCCACATAAACTCATTAACCATCTTCTAAACAAAAGAATCTTTCTTTAGAATGAACACACAGACTCTAACCTTTAGTGCTTCAGTGGCCTTGCGAAGTTCTTTAATAACCGACGATAAAGCTTCTGGATTAATTCCTTGTTCACAAAGCCGTACACAAATAGACAGAGTTTCCATATCTAAGCCAGTATTCAAAATTCTTGAAATTTCCAGCAGAACtgaaaaagacacagaagaaacttcaaaaaaaattacagtaaaaaaatgtatacaacaaTACTTTGGTTTTAGTTCAAATAATACTGCACAGTACCAAAGAACTAGCACATCACTAGATTTTGAAACTGTCATGTAATACAGAAATACACTTACACCCTACCTCCACATAACTGCTCTTTTACACTTTGATTTATATTCTACCATTTACTACTTAAATATATGCATCATAATCAGGATTATTctgaacatttctccatttttagtATGCTTTTACAATGTAATTTAGTTTCATAACATCCCGTTTTATGAAAACACATACATTACTTAACTATCCTACTATTTTAAGAGTTAAGTGGGTCTCATTTTTCCCCACTGAAATAATCCTATGATAAGCATCTGTACATGctaacttcattttatttcattaggataaattcctaaaagtggAACTGCTCagtaatatacatatttaagcCTTTAAAAGTACTTAGAATCTTCTACAATTTGACAAAGTAATCATGTCCATTAAAATCTAAtagtaaaaaatgaaagcttattttttaacttcattttttataatacttcattttactatagtttataaaaataattgacataAGAAACACTAGCAAAGAGAAGCACAGAATATAAATACATCAGCttcattaaattttgttttatggtgGTTGGTCCCCAGAGCATGTTTAGAATTTGTTAAAGTCAATGGTCAACATGTTATCTATGGCTTCCTGTAATATTTTCCCTTGGCATTATACTTAGAAAGTTATTCTCCATGCAAAGATTATATAATTATCTACCAGTATTCCCTTCCATCACTTCAAAGTTTATTTCCTGCCTGCCTATAAACATTTAACTCCCTGGAGTTTGGGTAGAAGATAGGATCTAACTTCACctcccagaaataagcccatttcctcaacactatttattgagtgACCTCTCCTTCTACTACTCGGTTAAGATGCCACTTTTATTACATAGTAAATTCCCATTTATCTATGGATCTGTTGCATCTCTATCTTATGTCAAAAccataattttaattacaaacaTTTATCAACATACAGAAGGTTAAACATTCTTTGTTATCTTTCCTTTCACaagcttttttattctttcagcgAACTTAAAAGATCTTGatcaaggggcacctaggtggctcaggtggttatgcatcagactcttgatttcagtttacattatgatctcagtgttgtgagatccagccccgcatttcCTCCCTGGGCGcggagccttcttaagattctttctccctctctctctctgcccctccccctgcctctttcCCGCTCTAAAAATCTTAATCAATTCCAAGCACAAAGTCCATTTGGATTCTGACTTGAATTGCATAAAAACTATGTTATTTGGGGATGAATGGGAAAGTTAACAATATTGAAGGATACATTAAGTCCAACTCCTTCAAAAAACTAAcatccaagaaaaacaaaaaacaaaaaacatcccaTAAACATCATGGTCCTTCTCACCTCTTCATATCAGACATTCATTTTCATCTCTAGAatctcaaggtttttttttccttaaatgtcttCTGTGCCTATACTTAACTTTTTGAATACATGGGAGTACAGTTTTAATGCCCTTGTCCATCTAATTCTAATATCTGTGTCAGCTTCAGGTCTGTTTCAACTGACTGGATTTTTCTATCATGGGTTGTATTTTCCAGCTTTGcatacttaataatttttaattagatgCTTGACATTGTAAATTTTACCTTGCTGgttgctatttttatatttctatacacattcttttttagaatatttttacacATATTCTTGGGCTTTGTAATGAGATGCAGTTAtctcattatttcattatgtttgaTACTTTTGAGTCTCTTAAGATTTATATAGTCAGGATCAGAGCTCTGTTTAGCATACTGCTAATTGTTCCTCATCACTGAGGCAACACCCTCCTGAGTGCTCTACTAAATGCCTCGTGAATTACGAAGTCTTCCATTCTGGCTGGTAGATACAAGCAGTTTTCAGCCTTTGGTGAGCACTG
Above is a genomic segment from Lutra lutra chromosome 3, mLutLut1.2, whole genome shotgun sequence containing:
- the MZT1 gene encoding mitotic-spindle organizing protein 1 isoform X2; this translates as MASSSGAGAAAAAAANLNAVRETMEVLLEISRILNTGLDMETLSICVRLCEQGINPEALSSVIKELRKATEALKAAENMTS